A genomic region of Miscanthus floridulus cultivar M001 chromosome 3, ASM1932011v1, whole genome shotgun sequence contains the following coding sequences:
- the LOC136542026 gene encoding tuliposide A-converting enzyme b2, amyloplastic-like, producing the protein MDPSSDIILDTPYFRIYSDRRIDRLVGTDTVPAGFDPTTGVTSKDVVIDRDTGIYVRLYLPDTAAGSDDSKKLPVLVYFHGGGFVVNSAASPHYQPFLNTLAAKAGLLIVSVNYRLAPEHPLPAGYEDSFRALKWAASGSGDPWLSHHGDLGRVFLAGDSAGGNFVHNVAMMAAAASEVRIEGAVLLHPGFGGRERIDGETPESVALMEKLWGIVCLEATDGADDPRVNPLAAAAPSLRNLPCERVLVCAAELDFLRPRNRAYYEALAASGRGGALEWFESKGKEHVFFLHNPGCGEAVELMDRLVAFFAGN; encoded by the coding sequence ATGGATCCGAGCTCCGATATCATACTCGACACACCGTACTTCCGCATCTACAGCGACCGGCGCATCGACCGCTTGGTCGGCACCGATACCGTGCCGGCCGGCTTTGATCCCACCACCGGCGTCACCTCCAAAGATGTCGTCATAGACAGAGACACCGGCATCTACGTTCGCCTCTACCTCCCGGACACGGCCGCCGGGTCTGACGACTCCAAGAAGCTCCCCGTGCTAGTCTACTTCCACGGCGGCGGCTTTGTCGTCAACTCGGCAGCGTCTCCGCACTATCAGCCCTTCCTTAACACCCTGGCCGCGAAGGCCGGCCTGCTCATCGTCTCCGTGAACTACCGCCTCGCGCCAGAGCACCCGCTGCCAGCAGGCTACGAAGATTCCTTCCGCGCGCTCAAGTGGGCGGCCTCTGGTAGCGGGGACCCCTGGCTGTCACATCACGGCGACCTGGGCCGCGTATTCCTGGCCGGGGACAGCGCCGGCGGGAACTTTGTGCACAACGTCGCTATGATGGCCGCCGCCGCGTCCGAGGTGCGAATCGAGGGTGCGGTCCTCCTGCACCCCGGGTTCGGCGGCAGGGAGCGCATCGACGGGGAGACGCCGGAGTCTGTGGCGCTGATGGAGAAGCTGTGGGGGATCGTGTGCCTCGAGGCGACGGACGGCGCGGACGACCCGCGGGTGAATCCCTTGGCCGCCGCGGCGCCGAGCCTGCGGAACCTGCCGTGCGAGAGGGTGCTCGTCTGCGCGGCGGAGCTGGACTTCCTGCGGCCGAGGAACAGGGCGTACTACGAGGCCCTCGCGGCAAGCGGGCGGGGCGGGGCGCTGGAGTGGTTCGAGTCCAAGGGCAAGGAGCACGTCTTCTTCCTCCACAACCCCGGCTGCGGCGAGGCCGTGGAGCTCATGGATCGACTGGTCGCGTTCTTTGCTGGGAACTGA
- the LOC136546373 gene encoding 2-hydroxyisoflavanone dehydratase-like isoform X2, producing the protein MDSGSTEIVVDCGFFRIYSDGRVERFAGMETVPAGFDADTGVTSKDVVIDANTGVATRLYLPAIHTAPSPPQSDDNGSHHLFARVVAVSVGYRLAPEHPLPAAYEDSWAALNWAVSRADPWLSAHGDPGRVFVAGGSAGANIAHNMAIAAGASGLRAAEQEPPPRVEGVLLLHPSFAGEQRMEEEEDGFWQANKRRWGAIFPGARDGLDDPRINPMAAGAPSLAKLVGERLLVCTASEDPRAPRGRAYCEAARASGWRGKVEWFESQNEGHAFFVAGHGSPEAVALMDRVVAFIAGH; encoded by the exons ATGGACTCGGGCAGCACGGAGATCGTTGTGGATTGCGGTTTCTTCCGGATATACAGCGACGGTCGCGTCGAGCGTTTCGCCGGCATGGAAACCGTGCCCGCCGGCTTCGACGCCGACACTGGCGTCACCTCCAAAGACGTGGTCATCGACGCCAACACCGGCGTCGCCACGCGGCTCTACCTGCCAGCCATCCATACGGCACCGTCACCTCCCCAGTCGGACGACAACGGCAGTCATCACCTTTT CGCCCGCGTCGTCGCAGTCTCCGTCGGTTACCGCCTGGCGCCTGAGCACCCGCTCCCTGCAGCCTATGAGGACTCCTGGGCCGCGCTCAACTGGGCGGTTTCTCGCGCAGACCCGTGGCTGTCCGCCCACGGCGACCCCGGCCGCGTCTTCGTTGCCGGTGGCAGCGCCGGCGCGAACATCGCCCACAACATGGCCATCGCCGCGGGAGCGAGCGGCTTGCGCGCCGCGGAACAAGAACCACCACCACGCGTCGAAGGCGTGCTCCTGCTCCACCCTTCGTTTGCTGGTGAGCAGAGgatggaagaagaggaagacggatTCTGGCAAGCTAATAAGAGGAGGTGGGGCGCCATCTTCCCCGGTGCGAGAGACGGGCTGGACGATCCGAGGATCAACCCGATGGCCGCTGGCGCGCCGAGCCTGGCGAAGCTTGTGGGCGAGCGGCTGCTGGTGTGCACGGCGTCGGAGGACCCGAGGGCACCGAGGGGCCGGGCGTACTGCGAGGCCGCGAGGGCCAGCGGGTGGCGGGGGAAGGTGGAGTGGTTCGAGTCACAAAACGAGGGGCACGCATTCTTCGTCGCCGGCCACGGCAGCCCCGAGGCCGTTGCGCTGATGGATCGAGTGGTTGCGTTCATTGCTGGCCATTGA
- the LOC136546373 gene encoding probable carboxylesterase 3 isoform X1, with translation MDSGSTEIVVDCGFFRIYSDGRVERFAGMETVPAGFDADTGVTSKDVVIDANTGVATRLYLPAIHTAPSPPQSDDNGSHHLFATAKLPILVVFHGGCFVFGSPADPDFHRYMNSLVASARVVAVSVGYRLAPEHPLPAAYEDSWAALNWAVSRADPWLSAHGDPGRVFVAGGSAGANIAHNMAIAAGASGLRAAEQEPPPRVEGVLLLHPSFAGEQRMEEEEDGFWQANKRRWGAIFPGARDGLDDPRINPMAAGAPSLAKLVGERLLVCTASEDPRAPRGRAYCEAARASGWRGKVEWFESQNEGHAFFVAGHGSPEAVALMDRVVAFIAGH, from the exons ATGGACTCGGGCAGCACGGAGATCGTTGTGGATTGCGGTTTCTTCCGGATATACAGCGACGGTCGCGTCGAGCGTTTCGCCGGCATGGAAACCGTGCCCGCCGGCTTCGACGCCGACACTGGCGTCACCTCCAAAGACGTGGTCATCGACGCCAACACCGGCGTCGCCACGCGGCTCTACCTGCCAGCCATCCATACGGCACCGTCACCTCCCCAGTCGGACGACAACGGCAGTCATCACCTTTT TGCCACGGCGAAGCTTCCCATCCTCGTCGTCTTccacggcggctgcttcgtcttCGGCTCACCGGCTGATCCTGATTTCCACCGCTACATGAACTCGCTGGTTGCTAGCGCCCGCGTCGTCGCAGTCTCCGTCGGTTACCGCCTGGCGCCTGAGCACCCGCTCCCTGCAGCCTATGAGGACTCCTGGGCCGCGCTCAACTGGGCGGTTTCTCGCGCAGACCCGTGGCTGTCCGCCCACGGCGACCCCGGCCGCGTCTTCGTTGCCGGTGGCAGCGCCGGCGCGAACATCGCCCACAACATGGCCATCGCCGCGGGAGCGAGCGGCTTGCGCGCCGCGGAACAAGAACCACCACCACGCGTCGAAGGCGTGCTCCTGCTCCACCCTTCGTTTGCTGGTGAGCAGAGgatggaagaagaggaagacggatTCTGGCAAGCTAATAAGAGGAGGTGGGGCGCCATCTTCCCCGGTGCGAGAGACGGGCTGGACGATCCGAGGATCAACCCGATGGCCGCTGGCGCGCCGAGCCTGGCGAAGCTTGTGGGCGAGCGGCTGCTGGTGTGCACGGCGTCGGAGGACCCGAGGGCACCGAGGGGCCGGGCGTACTGCGAGGCCGCGAGGGCCAGCGGGTGGCGGGGGAAGGTGGAGTGGTTCGAGTCACAAAACGAGGGGCACGCATTCTTCGTCGCCGGCCACGGCAGCCCCGAGGCCGTTGCGCTGATGGATCGAGTGGTTGCGTTCATTGCTGGCCATTGA
- the LOC136544175 gene encoding tuliposide A-converting enzyme 2, chloroplastic-like: protein MDPDSELKFEMPGVLRMYKIGRVERFDGTETAPPSPDGDPANGVASKDVVLDPAAGISARLYLPIGVDPGKHGRIHVVVTGSCKPHTPPKFSSSAAAGKKLPVVVFGGAFMVHTTASPLYHIYAASLAAAAPAVVVSVDYRLAPEHRIPAAYDDAFAALKAVIAACRADDTEAEAEPWLAAHGDASRIVLAGDSAGANMAHNVAIRLRKEGGIEGYGDMVSGIVLLHPYFWGKEPLGAEPTDPQCSTPHGNSSAAESSTSITPTSTHWHRRRSGGSSGRTACW, encoded by the exons ATGGACCCCGACTCCGAGCTCAAGTTCGAGATGCCCGGCGTCTTGCGCATGTACAAGATCGGCCGCGTCGAGCGCTTCGACGGCACCGAGACCGCCCCACCGTCCCCCGACGGCGATCCCGCCAACGGCGTCGCGTCTAAGGACGTCGTCCTCGACCCCGCCGCTGGCATCTCCGCCCGCCTCTACCTCCCCATCGGAGTGGATCCCGGGAAGCACGGGCGGATCCATGTTGTCGTGACTGGGT CCTGTAAGCCGCACACCCCTCCAAAATTCTctagctccgccgccgccgggaaGAAGCTCCCCGTCGTCGTGTTCGGCGGTGCGTTCATGGTCCACACCACCGCCTCCCCGCTCTACCACATCTACGCCGCCTCCCTCGCTGCCGCGGCGCCCGCCGTCGTCGTCTCCGTTGACTACCGCCTAGCGCCAGAGCACCGCATCCCCGCCGCCTACGACGACGCGTTCGCTGCCCTGAAGGCGGTCATCGCCGCGTGTCGCGCGGATGACACCGAGGCGGAGGCTGAGCCCTGGCTCGCCGCGCACGGCGACGCCTCCCGCATCGTCCTTGCGGGGGACAGCGCCGGCGCTAACATGGCGCACAACGTGGCGATAAGGCTGCGTAAGGAAGGGGGCATCGAGGGTTACGGCGACATGGTCAGCGGCATCGTCCTCCTGCACCCTTACTTCTGGGGGAAGGAGCCGCTGGGCGCGGAGCCTACGGATCCGCAATGTTCGACCCCACATGGGAATTCATCTGCGGCGGAAAGTTCGACCTCGATCACACCTACGTCAACCCACTGGCATCGCCGGAGGAGTGGAGGCAGCTCGGGTCGCACCGCGTGCTGGTGA
- the LOC136546374 gene encoding probable carboxylesterase 2: MVAKTRRQLAKLALLLLALLLLLAAILLCVFLIPRHHRRPLPPASPPGNASNPDDSIVAFDFSPYLIMYKSGRVHRLDGTARCSAGVDEATGVTSKDVVLDSGTGLAARMYLPPSLGSRRRHPVLVFYHGGAFVIESAFTPLYHAYLNGVAAKARVVAVSVEYRLAPEHRLPTAYDDSWQALNWVARNAASGPEPWLRDRGNLSRIFVAGDSAGANIAHNMAMRAGTEVLDGGAAITGLLLLDPYFWGKQPVVGETTDPARRHQYEATWSFICGGRYGIDDPRVDPLSMPASQWRKLACSRVAVTSSGLDDFRPRGLAYAAALNGSGWDGEIEQYETPGERHVYFLDRPKDPNSIKELAFVTGFLTRE, from the coding sequence ATGGTTGCCAAGACGAGGCGACAGCTCGCCAAGCTCGCGCTGCTTCTCCtcgccctgctcctcctcctcgccgccatCTTGCTGTGCGTCTTCTTGATCCCGCGCCACCACAGGAGGCCGCTGCCCCCTGCCTCGCCGCCGGGGAACGCGTCGAACCCCGACGACAGCATCGTGGCGTTTGACTTCTCCCCGTACCTCATCATGTACAAGAGCGGACGCGTGCACCGGCTGGACGGCACCGCCCGGTGCTCGGCCGGCGTCGATGAGGCCACGGGGGTGACCTCCAAGGACGTGGTGCTCGACAGCGGCACTGGGCTCGCGGCACGGATGTACCTGCCCCCGTCGCTCGGCAGCAGGCGGCGGCACCCGGTGCTGGTGTTCTACCATGGAGGCGCGTTCGTGATCGAGTCGGCGTTCACGCCGCTGTACCACGCGTACCTGAACGGGGTGGCGGCGAAGGCGCGCGTGGTGGCGGTGTCCGTGGAGTACCGCCTGGCGCCGGAGCACCGGCTGCCGACGGCGTACGACGACTCGTGGCAGGCGCTCAACTGGGTGGCCAGGAACGCCGCGTCCGGGCCGGAGCCGTGGCTGCGGGACCGGGGCAACCTGTCCCGGATCTTCGTCGCCGGGGACAGCGCCGGCGCCAACATCGCGCACAACATGGCCATGCGCGCGGGCACGGAGGTGCTGGACGGCGGCGCGGCCATCACGGGCCTCCTGCTCCTGGACCCTTACTTCTGGGGGAAGCAGCCGGTGGTCGGGGAGACGACGGACCCGGCGCGGCGGCACCAGTACGAGGCGACGTGGTCGTTCATCTGCGGCGGTCGGTACGGCATCGACGACCCGCGGGTGGACCCGCTGTCGATGCCGGCGTCACAGTGGCGGAAGCTGGCGTGCTCGCGCGTGGCGGTCACGTCGTCGGGCCTGGACGACTTCCGGCCGCGCGGCCTGGCGTACGCGGCGGCGCTCAACGGCAGCGGGTGGGACGGGGAGATCGAGCAGTACGAGACGCCCGGCGAGCGGCACGTCTACTTCCTGGATAGGCCCAAGGACCCCAACTCCATCAAGGAGCTGGCCTTCGTCACCGGCTTCCTCACTCGGGAGTAG